The Rhododendron vialii isolate Sample 1 chromosome 3a, ASM3025357v1 nucleotide sequence ATAGTTCTGGCATAAATAGTACAatgctgcatttttttttgcttctgatTATTCATTTCCCTTAACTACCAATGTGGATGTGAATAAATAATCTTACCCACTTTggcattttttaaagtttgcaGGAGGTGGAAAGTATTGGCTGCGGACAATAATCTATGGTCAAGCCTATGTAAAGAGAGATGGGGAAGCATTTGTGCTGCATTCTATGCCCCTAAAGATTCAAGATCATGGAAAGATGTGTATGAAGTGCAAGATCGACGCGATCGTGTCGGATTGTAAGCTGAAACTCATGCTAATCTCTTGGATTTTTATTGTTGGTTAAAGCATTTTAGTCCCTGGTCATCCAGCGACAGGACCATTGAGTTATTTATACCTACGGTTTTGAAATCCGAGTATGAAGAAGTTCTACGTTACTGCTTTTTGTTAGGGATGTTAGAATTGTGAGACTCACGAATCTCTTCATCCAGTACGGCACGACTGACGAATCTCTTCACCGACTCGATTTGAATCATGCTACTAAATCGGGTAGAAGAGAATCATGCAACTCCATTTGCAATTCACTGCAATTTACTTtagtttctcttttttgtttgcaATTGCATAATGCATGAATATGATGCCGTTTTCACCTCTATAAGAATGGATTTTGTTCTGAGTGCTAGAAAATAATGTTCCTTGCTTATATCTGTGTTCAAAAGTGTATActtttgttagatttcttggagggttccaacctaaaaccaattggcaataggtggagtagcctctagaatttattaaccaagcttgggtggcttagatgagcgatgtgagacaagtctaacactccccctcacgtccagcccggatgcacgtggaggtgacagaccaggagctgactgactgactcgggcgacagagatgacagagactttcccacaagaggtgaggccacccaagacctagctctgataccatgttagatttcttggagggttccaacctaaaaccaattggctataggtggagtagcctctagaatttattaaccaagcttgggtggcttagatgagcgatgtgagacAAGTCTAACAACTTTCACAAGTTTATGTATTCACGATTACATATGATCCTGATTCAATATTCTAGCAGAAGGATTCACATCACAGTGTCAATGTCCTGGTTCTTGCTTATGGATTATTTTGACAATATTCTTACTCTTCAACAAAGTAGACTTGCTTGTAAACTGATTGGGTAATGTTTTTTCCAGAGGTCAAAAGATCATTAGAGAAGGCGTTGATTATTATCTCGTTCATCTGGGTGAAGTTCATCGCCATTTGGGCTCAAGACCGCAGAGTAAGGGTGCAAATGGATGTTTACTCGGTTCAGAAATAGGTCTCAAAGAGGAACCCAGCTCCGGGATTCTGGACaaaatccttttctttcttgGGGACTTGGAAGCAGCTTCCATGTGTGGAAAACGTAAACGGGAGGTGTGAACGATTCTTGGTCAGTCGCTTTTTGTATATGGTCTCATTTTGTCTGTATGTCTGAATGTGTTTATTTGCATTGTTGTAAGATGTGATAATGATGGCTCGGGTATTTATTCAGATTCGATTAGTATTGGAATCGCATACAGTTTCCGCGTTGTAATTTTCCTCGTCATCTGTTACACCTCATCTCTGAGAAAATGAATGACAATTTGTTTATTACAAGGTCAAGTCAGTTTTAACTGTTTACATCCCAGAGATCTGAACCAGAATGCAAGAGAAAGCACAAAGGAAACCACTGCGAGCAACAAGGACCTAGGTCATATATTCGCCCTTTGCTCCTGCTCTCATCATCGTTCTGCGCTTAAGCTCTCAATCTTCGCTCTCACAAATTATAGTGGttttaagatttttttcaaaaaatgcttTCATGCTGCGCATGCGAAGCATAGGACTTCAATAAGGACATACACCATTGATTCTGAATAGCCTTTAAAAGAAGTAATTATCCCTGGGTCAACTAGTTGTGTCAGGTAAAGGATAACAGTTCATATTCTTATTCAAAACATCAAACAGGGATCCTAGCTTCGAATTCCAGATACTCCACATAGATGCCATCTGTACAACAAACCCAAGAGGGGAATCACCAATAAGGACAAATACAAAATAAGTACAAATTCAACATAACACTCCCCGATAAATAACATTCTGACATGTCCTAACAACCTCCGAGAAACATCATTTGACATGATCCTACGCGTTGATGCTCCATGTAGTGCCTCGTGATTGCAATCAATTTCTCCGTTCTTGATGGAACGACAATTTCATACAAGAAAAATCAGGAAGCTTCTTCAAGACGGTATATTGTAATTTCTTGCTGCTTAAAATACCGACGGTCCTCTTCATCGACAAGAACAAGGTTCAAGTAATACTTCACGCTGAATTTGTTGTTGATGTTGCGATGCGTTGGCGTCAGTTCGTATGGGCTAAGAAACAATCTAATTGGTATTGACTCACCTGTCAAAGGAATCACACTTTTTTCATCAACACGAACTAACATGAGAGATTATATTCGACAAAATAAGCATCTGCTGCTAATATTTCAGTACAATAATGGTCAAGTATTGAATCTGAAAACTTGGTATAAACAAAGGCCCAAAACATAGATCCAGCACAATAATTTTTCTTGGTGTCGAGCTAGAGAAAAATGGTGCAAAAGAAGCAAACCAGTCAGCTTCCTGACAGTTTTTGCCTTTCCTAACCTCTGAAAGGATTCAGCTTTAGCATATCTTGAAGTTTTAAATTTCTGCTCTGATGGTACAAGTGATGGTTGTTTTGGAAAGTAGATATTAAGACTTGTATAACTGTAAGAGAGAGATGGGTACATTGCATTAAGTGGAAGCAGAATCCTAAACGATGATAGTGAGCATACCTCTGACTGGAGCACCATCCATCAACTCAAACTTTGCAAGTGTCTCCGTCTCAACGTGGGTGCTGGCCCCTGATCCGGTTGATTCTCTACGTCTGATCTCAAGGTCCATATTCTTAATCTTAATTCTCACAAGAAGAAAATATATCTTTCCTATAATCACGTCTTTCAAATGATACCTGAAAAGCAAACACTACAGTCAGCCAAGGCCATATATGCCAGCACTTCACTAAAACTTTTAAACAACCAATGAATAAGCAACTACTTTGTCAGACCAAAAAGGTGATTTAGTTGGCAAGATTACTAGTCCAGGACCCAGATTGCAAATTATTCCTATCCGATGACCATAACTTATCACCAGATTCAGGCTATAAGAGACTTAGGATATTGGATGTGTGGAGCCTGGGCTAAATTGGCCCTTACAACCCAGTTGAACCCGAGCACATAGGAGAACcacattcttttttctttccctcttttCAGGTTTCGGTATTCTATAGAGAAAGAAGTTACTACCAGATGTCTGATCAGAAGTATCGTAAACCACAAGTAATAAATTGCTGATCAAAATCACAGCTTACTTGCTTTTATTGTACTCGAACTCGATGTGAAGGCAATCTTCAATTCCAACTTCCATCTGCAAGGTGAAAAGATTATAGACTCATAAGCCAATTTGGGGGCTGGCAGTGCATTATGCATTCATCTAACATATATGTTTCTCCATGTAATACACAATTTCTCATAGACATGAAGCATGGCAGCCAAGATAAGCCAACACTGGAAGTTTTCTTTcaggcaaaagaaaaaataacaagaaaggccagaaaaaaaaaatgcccagAGCCCAGCCATAGGCAGTGTATCCCCCACAAAAagcaccaaaaaataaaaactcaataGAAACAACAAAGATGGTCTGCCATGTAATTTCCTCTATAGTCTGCCTTCTGGGATGGCCAGTGGTCAGCCAACATTATTTATACTGCTGCAACGGACATAAATATTCCTTTTTAAACATGAATGGCTCTTCTAAATACAAAATGGTGTATGTGCAAATGTAAAAGATGTAGCACTACCACACTAACCTTGATACTATTGTTGATTGGTGGAGCCGGACTGTAATTACGAACCTGATGGATAAAAATTGGAAGACGGAGATCAGCAATGTAAAATGCTAACTGATAATGTTCTCAAACAGCAGAGTTAAAATACAGTTGCATATTGGTAGAAGCAAACGTTGCAGAAAGAATGTGAATGAGCCAAGGACATCATAATTGAAAGTTAGAGAAATCCGACCCTTCGGCAAATACCTATACCGACACTCATATCCTAAATTAACACCGAATGAGCTCAGAAGGTCTAACTGTTTGAGCATTTGTTTAAAAAGAGGAAACATGAAGATATTAAAATTCTATCAGCTGAGTTCCAAAGTGAGGATCTAAATAAGGATCTCCACTGCACCgcaattttaaaagaaattatgTTCTAAGCTTTCATTCAAACAAGCACAAGTAATGCCTGAACAGTCCAAACAAAAACCACATCTTCGGAGGTGGAGACATCAACAGGTATCACGTGATGATAGGTCATTATTTCTACAAACATTTTTCTGCAGGTGCATCTGTATGAAGACCTATGTAGGAGGCCAAACTACATGCTTATTCGTAGCTTTAGTGTCAAGTTGATGAAAATGTAGCAACTAATAAGTTGATAAATCATGTGGAGCAATGTTCCTCAAACCATTATATGGATATCTCTAACCAAACCTCGAGAGAATTGAAAGTCTAAGTAATTGTTCTTCAGATATAGCTGAATCCGGAGTACAGTTTCTTTGCTTCTTTATTGGAAAGAAGAATGGCCAATTACCACACACGcgcgcacagagagagagagagagagagagagagagagagagagagagagagagagagagagattacaacAAAATCTTGGTATTCCACAACGCTGCCGGCATAACCACGACTGATTGTGACTTTCAAGACATACCTGCAAAGACAAACAGCGTGATTCAGGGAGAGCTCAAGTGCTCAACACGAATTTCAACATCCCAGATGTCCTATTCAAAGTATCAGTCCCGACGAATAAAATAAGCTGATAAATATAGCTAATCTAAGTAATGTGTTCGATTTCTGATGTTACCTTCaacgaacaattttttttcatgtaacCTTTAACAAACTGAATGACCATGCATCCTGAGAACATCCTTTCCAGTTTGATAATAGACCATGTTAGTTTATTAACATTTGCATTCAAGCTACATGGGACGAGGGGGTATTGAGTGTCTTGGGAGTTGGGACAACATGTTTCAAGAGAAAATGTTCCTCAATTGACCTCCGCCCAACGCAAAGACAAGGTTTTTTGTCGGGCCTAGATGGGACAACTTACAACCATTCAATTGGGTTCCAGGCAATTCTCAAGATACTTTTGGGCGGGAGGGAGTGTAAGGCTATCTAAGTATGATTTCAACCCCTTACACCCATGAAAACAAACACGACTAACAGGAAGGATTAAGGCATAATGCATCCTAGTGTTGGATGACCTAGTTGCATGCTACCTTCTAGAAAAGCCCGACCAAGCCCTTGATGAGGAATAGGTGTCCGCTCAATGCAAGACCCGCAAACATTTTCCCTCAATGAAGGATGTAACCTCAGGAATGACAAATTGGAACATTCATCAATAAAAACTGGCACGTAGATGGGGAAGTAAAAACCAGTTTGAAGAAAGTTATGCAATTGCACTTGACGACCTTAAAAATCTGGGACAAGCCTCGTAACTTATGAGATCCTATAATTTGTGGCAGATCTCAATAGCAAACAATCGAAATCCATATTAtttgaacaataaaaaaaaagaagaaaaaagatccAAAAAGGAAGACATTAAGCCAACAGTCAAACCACAAATACAATCACAAAGTTAGGTACAAAAATTCATGCCTAATATTACCTGAGCCGCACGTTCACCCCATTGTATGTCTCATAAGGCATTTCGACGGTAGAAAATTCAAAGGGATATGTCTTCCTTTCGTATATTTCACCGGGAACATCCAGCTCGCGAActtaacaaaatcaaacaaaccaGATCAAAGAGAGAATTCCATTTCACGAGTAATTGTGGGAAAATAAATACTAGCACACTCACCAAGGGAGGTAAAGTCATAGAAGTTGCCTCTGTCGAAATACATTTCTGCAataaccaacaaaaaatgtaaCTGCAACAGAACTGATAACTCGTACCTATTTGTAATCATTAGCAGCGAGAGTGGAAAAGCAGGAAAGTTAATTAATAAGTGGAACACAGTAGTCACAACCAAGAGAACGACAAAGAACTATTGGTATAAATTATTTTGCCAGGGATTACATTATATATGAAAATACAAAAGAGTAATGTGGTAAGTGCACCATCTACAAGTAAGTCACAAGGGCATAGCCCATAACTGAATCATTAGCAGATTAGGAAGATAGAAACTGAAAAACAGACCCCATTAGGTAAAGCAACAGCAGCAAAATAGATTATGGAAGACAAATGATAGATTCGATACCAACATACAAAGCAAATGTCAACAGATCACTTAAGAATGAGACCTATATGCAAGTGTCTTATTTATTATCAATGTTTTCCTTTTGATAAACCAAAACTTCAATCAAACGAGGATTCCAACTTCCAAACGAAAAGGTACGCTCGTCATTGTATATGAGAGAACTCCACATCTATCCATGTCAAGCAAATATTGTCAGGGAAACTTTGGGTAAACTCACCTATCTGACCAAGGAGCTCAACCTTAATCCCATTATGTTCAACTTTCTTCCCTTGAACTGGTTCTATAGAAATCTGAAAAATACACCATATGATATTATGTATAAAGATACATTTATATGATCATATATCATCAAAGCATACAGGTTCCTACACTGACAAATTCAGAGATAATTTCTGAAACAAACTCAAATTGGAAATAAAAACAATCTCAACTATACGATTCATAGAAGTACCTTCCCAGCAATATTTTCCTGACTATGGAAGAGTGGGACCGACAGTGATGTgccattttccttctttgtcGGGACCTATGTGGACAAGAAGTAAGAACATCATCACCACACTAACCCAACTTTTATTTCATTTGCAATGAATCCCCAGAAGTAAACTGCCGGACTAAATCTGAATCTAGGGTTCCAGACACTGAACCAACAGTCcagtaatttttcaaaaaattccctgTGCAAACCTATGTAAATGCTACAAACTTTCCCGAATTTGAGAAAAACAATACATAAACCAAAGGACCATGTCAATATACATGGTTCTTGAAGGTAATCATACTTTCACcttgaagaaaatcaaaatgatTGAGTCATCGTCACTGAATATGCACATTCCCTAATCGTGCATCATTCCACACCCACGGAAAGAAAATTCACAGGAACCCATTACTAAGATGGGGCAGGGACCTTAGTTACATTGCACCGACCAATAAGAAGTGCCACATATCTCCCAGTTTCTATAATTCTCTAATTCCAGTGAACTACCTCCCTAGCAACTAGACCAAT carries:
- the LOC131319843 gene encoding uncharacterized protein LOC131319843; this translates as MEGLPADLCMKIFCLLDHQNLATAQQVCRRWKVLAADNNLWSSLCKERWGSICAAFYAPKDSRSWKDVYEVQDRRDRVGLGQKIIREGVDYYLVHLGEVHRHLGSRPQSKGANGCLLGSEIGLKEEPSSGILDKILFFLGDLEAASMCGKRKREV
- the LOC131319844 gene encoding vacuolar protein sorting-associated protein 26A, with protein sequence MNFLVGAFKPACNVSITFSDEKNRKKVPTKKENGTSLSVPLFHSQENIAGKISIEPVQGKKVEHNGIKVELLGQIEMYFDRGNFYDFTSLVRELDVPGEIYERKTYPFEFSTVEMPYETYNGVNVRLRYVLKVTISRGYAGSVVEYQDFVVRNYSPAPPINNSIKMEVGIEDCLHIEFEYNKSKYHLKDVIIGKIYFLLVRIKIKNMDLEIRRRESTGSGASTHVETETLAKFELMDGAPVRGESIPIRLFLSPYELTPTHRNINNKFSVKYYLNLVLVDEEDRRYFKQQEITIYRLEEAS